The following is a genomic window from Taeniopygia guttata chromosome 11, bTaeGut7.mat, whole genome shotgun sequence.
GTGATGCACCAAAGGCAGGAGGTGACAGGCAGGGCACTGCGGTGACAGCCGCATCCCACTaatccctcaggaactctctGGGCcccatgcttttatttttaaccccTGTGGCTCATCCCATGGGACAGTGACCGCCACATCACACCCAGAGACTTATTTTGGTCTCTGTTGCTCCCCATGGCTTCAGAAATACTCCCAAATCCAGGAGTCACACACCAAAGTTCACTCCCCAGTTCACTGCAACCCCTGCTGCCACCCTCCTGTGCCCTCTGCCCCCATCTCTCCACACCTTGTTGATGTCCTCCACGCTCTGCACCCTGAACTCAGTGAGCCCAGGCACGTAGAGCTGCCCGCTGCCATCAGGGCACAGCTTGATCTCCAGCTTCTCCTGCGGCTCCTTCCCCAGCAAGTCCCTGGGCAAAGGGGCACTCGTTATCATTCCCATCCCAAGGGAGTGCTGGCATCCAttctgcagctcagggctgtgtgCCAACGCTGCCAGAGCAGACATCTCTTCCCAGGAAAGCTGCACATCCTATTTATAGACCTCAACTCTCTTGGCTCCCATGTGCCTCCTCTCACCCAACTCAGaccctgctcccatccctgctcccaatTACTCTCATGGATGAGAACCCAGGCTCCTCCCCTCCTGTGGCTGGACTAGGAAGGAAAATACGTCTCATGCTTTCAGCTCCCAGTTACAAATTCCTAAATATAGTATCTGtgggcagggaaaggggggagAAGGGTCTGCCCCCACCGCTGCATCAGGGCCAGAGAGTGGGAGTGATGGCACAGCTGGGAGTCTGTGTAAGCGATGGAGCTCATGGGAAGGGCAGTGTGcaccaaataaattaaaaataaatccttgcAGGGCCAAATGCAATGCCCAGGGTCCTGGGACAAGCTGTGGGGCCTAGAAAGGGGTGGAGGGATGTGGGGGAGAGCAGGATGGGGTGATGTCCAAAAAAGCTTCTTCCCTTTCCCCGTACCTGAGTGCCTCGTTGTAGATCTCGGCGGCGCTGACAGTGATGGTGTAGTCCCAGTCGGCCGCTTTGCCCCGCACCTCAGagaagaggagctgcagggcccGCTGGTTGATCCCTGGGTTTGCTGCCGTCCCCTGAAGGATTGAGGTGACAAACAGGGAAAACTCATCCTTTGgcattttattctgtatttttgctGAGCAGAAGCAAAGCCCAGGGGgatgctgtgcagcagcagtgatcATCACTGGTGCACACCAGGTCTGAGCTGGCCACCAGCCTGGGAGACAGAGACTGGGCATTGCAGGGTGGGAAGCCAAAGAAGGTGGAAACAAAGCCAAGTATAATTCACCTCCATCGTGTAAGTTTTTCCTGCCCCTGTCTGCCCATAGGCAAAGATGCAGACATTGTAGCCATCAATGCAGGAGGTGACCAGGGCTTGAACCTCCTGAAACACCTGGGGAAGACAGGGGAGAGTGAGAAGAAGGTGGCTGCCTTCCCCGCCTCGCACCAGCAGTGGACGGTAGCACCCACCTCCTCCTGGGATGCTTGTGGGGGGAAGACCTTGTCCAGCTCAAAGGACACTTGTTTCCCCTTATGCAGGAGGTGCAGGACAGCGTCATCATCAGCATCGAAGGTCACAGCATTGGCTGCCTCAGGACCTTCCCCGTCCTCTTTTGTGATGGGGCGAACTCGCCCAAAAACACGGATGTTTCCTTGGAGGAGAGAAGCAGGGAGTCAGCTATCAAACACTAGGTGGGCTGAAGctcccatgtccccccatcccACCTCAGGGACACCACACCCCGCACACCTTTAAGCCGCACCAGCTCGTTGTGACACTTCTTGCGGAGCTGCAGCTCCCGCCGGTACTTGCGCAGCAGCTCCCGGTTGGTGCTGTGCACCTCCTCAATGGCCTGGCTGATCTGGGGACAGTGGAGACCAGAGGTTCAGCGACCCCCCAGCACCTCCACCCCGCATGGAGGGGTGCTGGGTGGTGGTCCCAGGGGGGCTCACCTCGGCCCTGGCGTTGCGCAGGGTCTCCTGGAGAAGCAGGGGGAAGTCGCGGACCTGGCGCTTCAGGCTGTTGTAGTCATGGGTGAGGGTGCGCAGCGCCGGCTGCAGCGTCAGCAGGTTGGTCCGGACACCTGCAGGCATCAGGCAGGGTGAGGGCAGATGATGACACCTCAACACCGGCCAGGCAACCCTGCCAGCCCCCTGCCCCCTCCTCACCTGCCAGGTTCTCATGCACTGCCTTCATCTCCACCTGGGCACGGGAAAATGCCTCTTCAATGGCGTGGTTCTTCTCTTCCTCCATCGCCTGCATCTCCTCCAGCATCTGCCCATGGGCTCGCTCCAGCTCAGCCTCATACATCATGATCTGGGAGAGGAGCAAGTGGGGGATGACACTGAGTGAGTGCCCACCTGCTGCCACACCCTGTCACCTGGCAAGcaccaggcaggcagagaaTGTGGGGGGAGTTCTGATTTACACCTATCGCACCCAGACCTGAGCACGGAGCTGAGCCTCCGTCttctgggagctctgcagctgctgctccatctcCTTCAGCACCTGCTTCTGCATCCccacctgctcctgcaggtACTGGTTTCGGGACTGGGTCTCGCACAGGGCTTGTTTTGCCTTGGCTGACTCCACCTCCACCGTCTTGATGATGTACTGCAGGGGAAAGCACCCACAGATGGGATGTACTGGGGAAACAGCACCTGAAAGGCCTCAGATGGAGCTGTTGCTGGCCCAGGGGGAGATAATTTAGGAAATCATGCTGCTGTGCTGATGTGCTCGGGGCAGAGAGACAGGTGACACTTGCAGGGCACCTAATGGACATTGTAAGACACCCAGCCCAACCAGAAAAAATGGAGAGCTCACCTTtatctgctggggctgggacttGAGGCTGGCGATGGTCTCTTGGCTGTCCCGCAGCCGCCGGCTGAgccgctcctcctcctcggcTCTCTCAGCCAGGGAGTCCTTGAGCCGCAGCTCCACCTCAGCCAAGCGGTTCGTCTTCTGCTGCACCTCCAGGTCCAGCTCCACCAGCTTGGCCCGCATCTCCTCTGCCTCCCGCTGCAGCTGGGatagctgctcctgcagcccagccttcTCCTGGTGAAGGACAGGACGGCCAGGCCCATGTCACCCATAGGTGTCCATAGGTCACCCTGCCACCACCGCTGCCACCACCAGCGACCCACCTGCAGGTGGGGGCAGTCCCGGCAcggtgcctgctgctgctgccgttGCAGCTCCCGCAGTTCCCCCTCCAACGCTTTCATCTCCTGCCGCAGGCGCTCGTTCTCGGCCGCCAGCAGGTCCCGGTGCTTCTCCGCATCCGTGCCGCCCTGGGCCgggaggggatgggagaggACATGGAATCTCCACGCAGCCCAAGGAGCCCCGGCCTGCTGCCCTCATGGATCCCCCAGCCCCCAGTGTGGCATTCCCAGGGAGTCCCTTGGGAATCACTCCGCCTGCTGCACTGATgagcctcctgctgcccccaggaAGCCCCAACCCACAGAGGGGCTTTCACTTCCCACCACAGGGTGACAGCCCCAGGCCACCAATGCCACATTGCACTGGACAGAAAATCCCACACTTTTGTTCCTCAGTGTCTCTTGGCCTGCACGGTCCAAACTGGGGGAGGTTTAATCCATCTCCGCCCACCCCGtgttccctcttcctcctcagtgACCCAGAGCTCCAGTGTCCCTCAGGGCAAGGGTGgctcagccccatcccagtggcAGCTCACCAGCTCCGAGCGCAGCCGGCTGATCTCCTGTGCCTGCTCCAGGAGCTTTTCCTTCAGAGTTTCCACCTGTCAACACAGACCAGGTTAAGCAGGAGGCACCTCAGCAGCTTTCGGAGGAGACCCCGCGGTGCCGCCCCAGCCACCAACGTCCAGTCTGGCTCACACTTTTGTTATGCTTTAATTTTCCACCTGGCTCTGAGCGCCTGATTCACAGGAGCAGATTAAAATGAGCAttaatgaaagctttgttttgACCTCGTTCAACCATGGGTATAATTTGTCCATGTTGAGCACTAGCAGaaacaattattaaaaaaataaaaagacatcatctttggagaagggaaaaaacaaacccatccATAACTGTGTTTGCCTTGTCCTGACCTGACAATCAGCTTTGCTCTAccttctctatttttctttctaggaAAGTTATCTTGGTACAAAGAGGGAGCAAGAGCTCTTCAAGAAGGCTACATGTCTGAATCCCATGGGATGATGCTCTCCATCAACCCCCATCTGGGCATCTGCCCATCTCATAGGACCAGGCTACCTTCCCTGCAAAACCAGGTGGATCTCAAAAATCCTCAACTTTTTATCATGCAGAGACCAGTGAGGCTCTCCCAAAATCTGCAGTTATAGGAATAAACAGCAGCAGTGAGTGCTTGGTGAAGCCAGCAGTCTCATGGGCTGTATCATAGTGGGGTTTACCCACCTGCTCTGTCTCTCACTTGACCACCATCCcccagatcccagcccagctcccagttTCCCCACTCCAGAAAGCTGCCAAAGCCCTCTGGGACACGCCTGGATATTGCCCCATCCCAATAACCAGCAAACAACTGGCTCTCCATGGACCATAATTTAGGAACTGCTGATTAATAACCAATGCAGATGTGCTGACATGTGGCTGTAATTAATCTGGTAAATTATTCAGCCACGCCCTTGCAGAGATGGCAGCAGGGTGGACAGCCCCTCTGTGTGCCCTATGCTTGGcatggctgggagctggagttTGGCCGGAGCTCCCCAGCTACAGGTGGGGAAGGgcggctgctcccagccaggatCGGGATCCCACTCCGTGCACTGCGAGTCTCCCTGGCTCTGGCTGGGGGCCGAGCGCCTGAGCGGGAAAACCCCACTTCCATATCCACTGAGGGAGATTATTCAGCTATTTTTATAAGTATTTTTAAGGGAGGGGAGGTACTGAGAAGAAAAGAGTCGCGGCTTGTTCCGGGAAAGCCGCCAACCCAATCAGTCGGCGCACACGCCGGAGCCTGCCCACCATTCCCTTGCCGTGGTGCCCAAAAGCGCCAATGTCCCTCCTTCCCCTACCTGCTCAGGCATCTCCAGCTGCATCCTGCTCTCTGGACGTGACAGGGACTCCTTGGCAGCTGGATCTGGCTCCAGCCATGGCCCTGCCATCCCAAAGCTTTGGAAGTTTGGGCCAGCTCTTCACTCCAGCCGGCGCCGGCTGCGCTTGCTGCCGAACTGGCGAGCGCAGGGCCAGATCCCGCTGCACTCACGCTTGTGTCATGCAGAGCATGCCAACCAAATGCAGGACAATTACCTCCTCCTTTTTGACACCCGTGGAACAAGCAGAACCTGACTGTAACAGCTTCCACAACAGCCACATGCAAATCTCTTTACGAACAGCCAAAATTTCCATGTCCCTGAGACAACCCAAGTACTCGTGCTGAGGATGTGCCTGCATCAGTGCAGGACATGGTTTTGGGGGGGCATGTCACAGTGGCCAAAACCTGTCCCTGCATCAGACAATTCTGTGCCTTCACATTCACTTTCCATCTGCTGAAAATCACTAAAATTAAACCTCTGTCGGTCTAAGATGAGCCCACAGCAGCCATCCTGTGCTGAGCGGACGGATGACTGGTGCAGAGCTGCGTCCTGATGCCCAAAACCCTCCTGGCCATGTCCTATCCACAGAGCCACACAGCCTTGTCAGCACTACTGTGGTGTCACTGGGGACTGCAAGCATGCCAAGGGAGGCACAGCCAAATCTGGTGCTCAGGAGCACCCAGAGAAGAAGATGCTCAGTGATGGAGATCCTACACTCCTACACAGTGCAGCCATCACTACCTGCATGCCACAGTGCTCCAGCCAAGCCATAGCCTGAGGCTGAAGACCCTGATGGACCCCCTTGTGTCACCCTGTCCCCACCATACCTGGCCTTGCAGctggagagagagggagagctCGTTGTTCTCCTGGGCAGCGagcttctcctgcagctccagcagctcctcctgcagccgcAGCTTCTCCTTCTGCAGATGTGCCATGGAGGCCATCACCTCCTGGATCATGGGGAAGGGCCGGGCCGTGGACAGGCTGGCACGTTTCCCACCACAGAGCCTCCCTCCTGCAGCATGAGCAAagatggagctgctcaggacaCAGCCACCTCGCTGGGGAGCAGAATGCCAGGCACCGGGAGTCCCCAGGGgctgagtcccagatgggaagACAGAAACTGGACTTGCACAAGTCCCAGAGAGCACAGTGACGTGTCAGAGGCGCATCCTGAGTGCCAAGGTGCTCACCAGAGCAGGCCTGGCTAACAGTGGGGTCCAGCTGGGTGGGAGCCAGAGCGATCTGTTGATGCCAGCAGAGCATCCCAggccacagcacagagcagccgCCCACAGCAGTGCACCGTGACCCAGCCCCATCACACACTGAAACGCTGCTGCCTCGCTCAGATAACAACCGCCCTCAGCACGGCGCTGATTCACCCCGGCATCCTTTCTTCTGAATGAGCAGGTGCCGGTGCAAAAGCAGTGTGTGATCATGTCATTAAAGTCTGCGTCATTACACACAAACATAATGGGagcaaaatttaaattatacaGCTACC
Proteins encoded in this region:
- the KIFC3 gene encoding kinesin-like protein KIFC3 isoform X4; its protein translation is MITSRPAWHRGSGPSAGAAWNTKDLAPDGRGQDRLGTGGGAGTSPRAPLLPALLHHKIFSVSWPDTANPRGLCRALQALRDKRREEPRHRAPTPATEEPPAAPREPAAATAVQAASTMNLEKAGGRLCGGKRASLSTARPFPMIQEVMASMAHLQKEKLRLQEELLELQEKLAAQENNELSLSLQLQGQVETLKEKLLEQAQEISRLRSELGGTDAEKHRDLLAAENERLRQEMKALEGELRELQRQQQQAPCRDCPHLQEKAGLQEQLSQLQREAEEMRAKLVELDLEVQQKTNRLAEVELRLKDSLAERAEEEERLSRRLRDSQETIASLKSQPQQIKYIIKTVEVESAKAKQALCETQSRNQYLQEQVGMQKQVLKEMEQQLQSSQKTEAQLRAQIMMYEAELERAHGQMLEEMQAMEEEKNHAIEEAFSRAQVEMKAVHENLAGVRTNLLTLQPALRTLTHDYNSLKRQVRDFPLLLQETLRNARAEISQAIEEVHSTNRELLRKYRRELQLRKKCHNELVRLKGNIRVFGRVRPITKEDGEGPEAANAVTFDADDDAVLHLLHKGKQVSFELDKVFPPQASQEEVFQEVQALVTSCIDGYNVCIFAYGQTGAGKTYTMEGTAANPGINQRALQLLFSEVRGKAADWDYTITVSAAEIYNEALRDLLGKEPQEKLEIKLCPDGSGQLYVPGLTEFRVQSVEDINKVFEFGHVKRVTECTNLNEHSSRSHALLIVTVRGLDRSTGLRTTGKLNLVDLAGSERVGRSGAEGSRLREAQHINKSLSALGDVIYALRSRQGHVPFRNSKLTYLLQDSLSGDSKTLMMVQVSPAEKNTSETLCSLKFAERVRSVELGPVSRKAELGSWPSQEHLEGDSPGSTASSGRGHASPSPGQLSSRSASIRRKLQTSGKLRPIPL
- the KIFC3 gene encoding kinesin-like protein KIFC3 isoform X3, with product MLPEKLPRTRVGLDGSTEVPLDSGPPCHDHIPPRLASGIRALRRSRLEHQGPCPGRLGSLEGLLIPLWRMDPKGRGQDRLGTGGGAGTSPRAPLLPALLHHKIFSVSWPDTANPRGLCRALQALRDKRREEPRHRAPTPATEEPPAAPREPAAATAVQAASTMNLEKAGGRLCGGKRASLSTARPFPMIQEVMASMAHLQKEKLRLQEELLELQEKLAAQENNELSLSLQLQGQVETLKEKLLEQAQEISRLRSELGGTDAEKHRDLLAAENERLRQEMKALEGELRELQRQQQQAPCRDCPHLQEKAGLQEQLSQLQREAEEMRAKLVELDLEVQQKTNRLAEVELRLKDSLAERAEEEERLSRRLRDSQETIASLKSQPQQIKYIIKTVEVESAKAKQALCETQSRNQYLQEQVGMQKQVLKEMEQQLQSSQKTEAQLRAQIMMYEAELERAHGQMLEEMQAMEEEKNHAIEEAFSRAQVEMKAVHENLAGVRTNLLTLQPALRTLTHDYNSLKRQVRDFPLLLQETLRNARAEISQAIEEVHSTNRELLRKYRRELQLRKKCHNELVRLKGNIRVFGRVRPITKEDGEGPEAANAVTFDADDDAVLHLLHKGKQVSFELDKVFPPQASQEEVFQEVQALVTSCIDGYNVCIFAYGQTGAGKTYTMEGTAANPGINQRALQLLFSEVRGKAADWDYTITVSAAEIYNEALRDLLGKEPQEKLEIKLCPDGSGQLYVPGLTEFRVQSVEDINKVFEFGHVKRVTECTNLNEHSSRSHALLIVTVRGLDRSTGLRTTGKLNLVDLAGSERVGRSGAEGSRLREAQHINKSLSALGDVIYALRSRQGHVPFRNSKLTYLLQDSLSGDSKTLMMVQVSPAEKNTSETLCSLKFAERVRSVELGPVSRKAELGSWPSQEHLEGDSPGSTASSGRGHASPSPGQLSSRSASIRRKLQTSGKLRPIPL
- the KIFC3 gene encoding kinesin-like protein KIFC3 isoform X2; this encodes MQAVESIPAHGEECERCSLQGFCRPMGTIRRFACGGGCFQKNCPGPGLAWMAPQRCRWTRDPRAMITSRPAWHRGSGPSAGAAWNTKDLAPDGRGQDRLGTGGGAGTSPRAPLLPALLHHKIFSVSWPDTANPRGLCRALQALRDKRREEPRHRAPTPATEEPPAAPREPAAATAVQAASTMNLEKAGGRLCGGKRASLSTARPFPMIQEVMASMAHLQKEKLRLQEELLELQEKLAAQENNELSLSLQLQGQVETLKEKLLEQAQEISRLRSELGGTDAEKHRDLLAAENERLRQEMKALEGELRELQRQQQQAPCRDCPHLQEKAGLQEQLSQLQREAEEMRAKLVELDLEVQQKTNRLAEVELRLKDSLAERAEEEERLSRRLRDSQETIASLKSQPQQIKYIIKTVEVESAKAKQALCETQSRNQYLQEQVGMQKQVLKEMEQQLQSSQKTEAQLRAQIMMYEAELERAHGQMLEEMQAMEEEKNHAIEEAFSRAQVEMKAVHENLAGVRTNLLTLQPALRTLTHDYNSLKRQVRDFPLLLQETLRNARAEISQAIEEVHSTNRELLRKYRRELQLRKKCHNELVRLKGNIRVFGRVRPITKEDGEGPEAANAVTFDADDDAVLHLLHKGKQVSFELDKVFPPQASQEEVFQEVQALVTSCIDGYNVCIFAYGQTGAGKTYTMEGTAANPGINQRALQLLFSEVRGKAADWDYTITVSAAEIYNEALRDLLGKEPQEKLEIKLCPDGSGQLYVPGLTEFRVQSVEDINKVFEFGHVKRVTECTNLNEHSSRSHALLIVTVRGLDRSTGLRTTGKLNLVDLAGSERVGRSGAEGSRLREAQHINKSLSALGDVIYALRSRQGHVPFRNSKLTYLLQDSLSGDSKTLMMVQVSPAEKNTSETLCSLKFAERVRSVELGPVSRKAELGSWPSQEHLEGDSPGSTASSGRGHASPSPGQLSSRSASIRRKLQTSA
- the KIFC3 gene encoding kinesin-like protein KIFC3 isoform X5, whose protein sequence is MNLEKAGGRLCGGKRASLSTARPFPMIQEVMASMAHLQKEKLRLQEELLELQEKLAAQENNELSLSLQLQGQVETLKEKLLEQAQEISRLRSELGGTDAEKHRDLLAAENERLRQEMKALEGELRELQRQQQQAPCRDCPHLQEKAGLQEQLSQLQREAEEMRAKLVELDLEVQQKTNRLAEVELRLKDSLAERAEEEERLSRRLRDSQETIASLKSQPQQIKYIIKTVEVESAKAKQALCETQSRNQYLQEQVGMQKQVLKEMEQQLQSSQKTEAQLRAQIMMYEAELERAHGQMLEEMQAMEEEKNHAIEEAFSRAQVEMKAVHENLAGVRTNLLTLQPALRTLTHDYNSLKRQVRDFPLLLQETLRNARAEISQAIEEVHSTNRELLRKYRRELQLRKKCHNELVRLKGNIRVFGRVRPITKEDGEGPEAANAVTFDADDDAVLHLLHKGKQVSFELDKVFPPQASQEEVFQEVQALVTSCIDGYNVCIFAYGQTGAGKTYTMEGTAANPGINQRALQLLFSEVRGKAADWDYTITVSAAEIYNEALRDLLGKEPQEKLEIKLCPDGSGQLYVPGLTEFRVQSVEDINKVFEFGHVKRVTECTNLNEHSSRSHALLIVTVRGLDRSTGLRTTGKLNLVDLAGSERVGRSGAEGSRLREAQHINKSLSALGDVIYALRSRQGHVPFRNSKLTYLLQDSLSGDSKTLMMVQVSPAEKNTSETLCSLKFAERVRSVELGPVSRKAELGSWPSQEHLEGDSPGSTASSGRGHASPSPGQLSSRSASIRRKLQTSGKLRPIPL
- the KIFC3 gene encoding kinesin-like protein KIFC3 isoform X6, with amino-acid sequence MAGPWLEPDPAAKESLSRPESRMQLEMPEQVETLKEKLLEQAQEISRLRSELGGTDAEKHRDLLAAENERLRQEMKALEGELRELQRQQQQAPCRDCPHLQEKAGLQEQLSQLQREAEEMRAKLVELDLEVQQKTNRLAEVELRLKDSLAERAEEEERLSRRLRDSQETIASLKSQPQQIKYIIKTVEVESAKAKQALCETQSRNQYLQEQVGMQKQVLKEMEQQLQSSQKTEAQLRAQIMMYEAELERAHGQMLEEMQAMEEEKNHAIEEAFSRAQVEMKAVHENLAGVRTNLLTLQPALRTLTHDYNSLKRQVRDFPLLLQETLRNARAEISQAIEEVHSTNRELLRKYRRELQLRKKCHNELVRLKGNIRVFGRVRPITKEDGEGPEAANAVTFDADDDAVLHLLHKGKQVSFELDKVFPPQASQEEVFQEVQALVTSCIDGYNVCIFAYGQTGAGKTYTMEGTAANPGINQRALQLLFSEVRGKAADWDYTITVSAAEIYNEALRDLLGKEPQEKLEIKLCPDGSGQLYVPGLTEFRVQSVEDINKVFEFGHVKRVTECTNLNEHSSRSHALLIVTVRGLDRSTGLRTTGKLNLVDLAGSERVGRSGAEGSRLREAQHINKSLSALGDVIYALRSRQGHVPFRNSKLTYLLQDSLSGDSKTLMMVQVSPAEKNTSETLCSLKFAERVRSVELGPVSRKAELGSWPSQEHLEGDSPGSTASSGRGHASPSPGQLSSRSASIRRKLQTSGKLRPIPL
- the KIFC3 gene encoding kinesin-like protein KIFC3 isoform X1, whose product is MQAVESIPAHGEECERCSLQGFCRPMGTIRRFACGGGCFQKNCPGPGLAWMAPQRCRWTRDPRAMITSRPAWHRGSGPSAGAAWNTKDLAPDGRGQDRLGTGGGAGTSPRAPLLPALLHHKIFSVSWPDTANPRGLCRALQALRDKRREEPRHRAPTPATEEPPAAPREPAAATAVQAASTMNLEKAGGRLCGGKRASLSTARPFPMIQEVMASMAHLQKEKLRLQEELLELQEKLAAQENNELSLSLQLQGQVETLKEKLLEQAQEISRLRSELGGTDAEKHRDLLAAENERLRQEMKALEGELRELQRQQQQAPCRDCPHLQEKAGLQEQLSQLQREAEEMRAKLVELDLEVQQKTNRLAEVELRLKDSLAERAEEEERLSRRLRDSQETIASLKSQPQQIKYIIKTVEVESAKAKQALCETQSRNQYLQEQVGMQKQVLKEMEQQLQSSQKTEAQLRAQIMMYEAELERAHGQMLEEMQAMEEEKNHAIEEAFSRAQVEMKAVHENLAGVRTNLLTLQPALRTLTHDYNSLKRQVRDFPLLLQETLRNARAEISQAIEEVHSTNRELLRKYRRELQLRKKCHNELVRLKGNIRVFGRVRPITKEDGEGPEAANAVTFDADDDAVLHLLHKGKQVSFELDKVFPPQASQEEVFQEVQALVTSCIDGYNVCIFAYGQTGAGKTYTMEGTAANPGINQRALQLLFSEVRGKAADWDYTITVSAAEIYNEALRDLLGKEPQEKLEIKLCPDGSGQLYVPGLTEFRVQSVEDINKVFEFGHVKRVTECTNLNEHSSRSHALLIVTVRGLDRSTGLRTTGKLNLVDLAGSERVGRSGAEGSRLREAQHINKSLSALGDVIYALRSRQGHVPFRNSKLTYLLQDSLSGDSKTLMMVQVSPAEKNTSETLCSLKFAERVRSVELGPVSRKAELGSWPSQEHLEGDSPGSTASSGRGHASPSPGQLSSRSASIRRKLQTSGKLRPIPL